The Delphinus delphis chromosome 2, mDelDel1.2, whole genome shotgun sequence genome contains a region encoding:
- the ASB13 gene encoding ankyrin repeat and SOCS box protein 13 isoform X3: METRAADGSFLGDLGFWVERTPVHEAAQRGETRQLQQLIESGACVNQVMVDSITPLHAASLQGQAQCVQLLLAAGAQVDARNIDGSTPLCDACASGSIECVKLLLSHGAKVNPPLYTASPLHEACMSGSSECVRLLIDVGANLEAHDCHFGTPLHVACAREHLDCVKMLLNAEHRLRTRRLSGHGLRAQPLRGMWDLPGPGHEPVSPASAGGLSTTAPPGKPC, translated from the exons GTTTCTGGGTGGAGCGCACCCCCGTGCACGAGGCAGCCCAGCGGGGGGAGACACGGCAGCTGCAGCAGCTGATCGAGAGCGGGGCCTGCGTCAACCAGGTCATGGTGGACTCCATCACGCCCCTGCACGCGGCCAGCCTGCAGGGCCAGGCGCAGTGCGTGCAGCTGCTGCTGGCCGCCGGGGCCCAG GTGGACGCCCGCAACATCGATGGCAGCACCCCGCTCTGTGACGCCTGTGCCTCGGGCAGCATCGAGTGCGTGAAGCTCCTGCTCTCCCACGGGGCCAAGGTCAACCCGCCCCTGTACACGGCATCCCCGCTGCACGAGGCCTGCATGAGCG GAAGTTCTGAGTGTGTGAGGCTTCTTATTGATGTTGGGGCCAACCTGGAAGCGCACGACTGCCACTTTGGGACCCCTCTGCACGTGGCCTGCGCCCGGGAGCATCTGGACTGCGTCAAAATGCTGCTCAATGCAG agcacaggctccggacgcgcaggctcagtggccatggcttacgggcccagccgctccgtggcatgtgggatcttcccggaccggggcacgaacccgtgtcccctgcatcggcaggcggactctcaaccactgcgccaccggggaagccctgttga
- the ASB13 gene encoding ankyrin repeat and SOCS box protein 13 isoform X1 — protein METRAADGSFLGDLGFWVERTPVHEAAQRGETRQLQQLIESGACVNQVMVDSITPLHAASLQGQAQCVQLLLAAGAQVDARNIDGSTPLCDACASGSIECVKLLLSHGAKVNPPLYTASPLHEACMSGSSECVRLLIDVGANLEAHDCHFGTPLHVACAREHLDCVKMLLNAGANVNAAKLHETALHHAAKVKNVDLIEMLIQFGGNIYARDNRGRKPSDYTWSSSASAKCLEHYEKTPLSLSQLCRLPNESYCHPKFCSFLEALQLQLAGEVAGTWWVLSTVDLCILWIPKEHLLCFRHWLSVLNWLRM, from the exons GTTTCTGGGTGGAGCGCACCCCCGTGCACGAGGCAGCCCAGCGGGGGGAGACACGGCAGCTGCAGCAGCTGATCGAGAGCGGGGCCTGCGTCAACCAGGTCATGGTGGACTCCATCACGCCCCTGCACGCGGCCAGCCTGCAGGGCCAGGCGCAGTGCGTGCAGCTGCTGCTGGCCGCCGGGGCCCAG GTGGACGCCCGCAACATCGATGGCAGCACCCCGCTCTGTGACGCCTGTGCCTCGGGCAGCATCGAGTGCGTGAAGCTCCTGCTCTCCCACGGGGCCAAGGTCAACCCGCCCCTGTACACGGCATCCCCGCTGCACGAGGCCTGCATGAGCG GAAGTTCTGAGTGTGTGAGGCTTCTTATTGATGTTGGGGCCAACCTGGAAGCGCACGACTGCCACTTTGGGACCCCTCTGCACGTGGCCTGCGCCCGGGAGCATCTGGACTGCGTCAAAATGCTGCTCAATGCAG GGGCCAACGTGAACGCGGCAAAGCTCCACGAGACGGCACTGCACCATGCAGCCAAGGTGAAGAACGTGGACCTCATCGAGATGCTCATCCAGTTTGGAGGCAACATCTATGCCCGGGACAACCGGGGGCGGAAGCCATCCGACTACACATGGAGCAGCAGTGCCTCCGCCAAGTGCCTGGAGCACTATGAGA AGACACCTCTGAGCCTGTCCCAGCTCTGCAGG CTGCCAAATGAATCCTATTGCCACCCTAAGTTTTGCTCATTCCTTGAAGCTCTGCAATTGCAATTGGCAGGAGAGGTCGCTGGCACCTGGTGGGTACTGTCAACCGTGGACTTATGCATTTTGTGGATACCTAAGGAACATCTGTTATGCTTCAGGCACTGGCTCAGTGTTTTGAACTGGCTAAGAATGTGA
- the ASB13 gene encoding ankyrin repeat and SOCS box protein 13 isoform X2: METRAADGSFLGDLGFWVERTPVHEAAQRGETRQLQQLIESGACVNQVMVDSITPLHAASLQGQAQCVQLLLAAGAQVDARNIDGSTPLCDACASGSIECVKLLLSHGAKVNPPLYTASPLHEACMSGSSECVRLLIDVGANLEAHDCHFGTPLHVACAREHLDCVKMLLNAGANVNAAKLHETALHHAAKVKNVDLIEMLIQFGGNIYARDNRGRKPSDYTWSSSASAKCLEHYEKTPLSLSQLCRVSLRRAAGVRGLEKIARLNIPPRLIDYLSYN, from the exons GTTTCTGGGTGGAGCGCACCCCCGTGCACGAGGCAGCCCAGCGGGGGGAGACACGGCAGCTGCAGCAGCTGATCGAGAGCGGGGCCTGCGTCAACCAGGTCATGGTGGACTCCATCACGCCCCTGCACGCGGCCAGCCTGCAGGGCCAGGCGCAGTGCGTGCAGCTGCTGCTGGCCGCCGGGGCCCAG GTGGACGCCCGCAACATCGATGGCAGCACCCCGCTCTGTGACGCCTGTGCCTCGGGCAGCATCGAGTGCGTGAAGCTCCTGCTCTCCCACGGGGCCAAGGTCAACCCGCCCCTGTACACGGCATCCCCGCTGCACGAGGCCTGCATGAGCG GAAGTTCTGAGTGTGTGAGGCTTCTTATTGATGTTGGGGCCAACCTGGAAGCGCACGACTGCCACTTTGGGACCCCTCTGCACGTGGCCTGCGCCCGGGAGCATCTGGACTGCGTCAAAATGCTGCTCAATGCAG GGGCCAACGTGAACGCGGCAAAGCTCCACGAGACGGCACTGCACCATGCAGCCAAGGTGAAGAACGTGGACCTCATCGAGATGCTCATCCAGTTTGGAGGCAACATCTATGCCCGGGACAACCGGGGGCGGAAGCCATCCGACTACACATGGAGCAGCAGTGCCTCCGCCAAGTGCCTGGAGCACTATGAGA AGACACCTCTGAGCCTGTCCCAGCTCTGCAGGGTGAGCCTGAGGAGGGCAGCTGGCGTCAGGGGGCTGGAGAAAATTGCCAGGTTGAACATCCCTCCCCGGCTCATTGACTACCTTTCCTACAACTGA